One genomic window of Mercenaria mercenaria strain notata chromosome 2, MADL_Memer_1, whole genome shotgun sequence includes the following:
- the LOC123564894 gene encoding uncharacterized protein LOC123564894, whose amino-acid sequence MVFYCCVPNCKSSGFDENVSMHKFPNDERQIKVWKDRIRRSGSSATKDDFRVTASTRVCSKHFQSVDYVCPDAAKKRLKCDAVPSVFTWIHTPKRKSPRKRKFEDSDETDTASEGEERVHQEVQANIVMPCTHRFSMNNIVHSNPKLNLLRFYTGFATIAVFNTVLELIVPKKDRSSITYWDRRKSSSYTSGAEYFESDYEMSESESSDEEDFDASQASRTYKLSLEDEFLLTVMKLRLGLFNKDLANRFQISLSMVSRIFNTWKI is encoded by the exons ATGGTGTTTTACTGCTGTGTTCCCAATTGTAAATCTTCAggatttgatgaaaatgtatcAATGCATAAATTTCCAAATGATGAAAGGCAAATTAAG gtGTGGAAAGACAGGATACGTAGGTCAGGGTCATCGGCTACAAAGGATGACTTTAGAGTAACAGCCAGCACCAGAGTCTGTTCAAAACATTTCCAATCTGTAGACTATGTTTGCCCAGATGCAGCAAAGAAACGTTTAAAGTGTGATGCAGTTCCATCTGTTTTCACATGGATTCACACACCAAAGCGGAAGTCACCGAGAAAGAGAAAGTTTGAGGACAGCGATGAGACAGACACTGCATCAGAAGGCGAGGAGAGAGTGCATCAGGAAGTACAGGCTAATATAGTCATGCCGTGTACTCATAGATTCTCAATGAATAACATCGTACATTCCAATCCTAAGCTGAATTTGTTACGTTTTTATACAGGCTTTGCAACTATTGCAGTTTTCAATACCGTTTTAGAACTGATTGTGCCAAAGAAGGACCGAAGTTCAATAACATACTGGGATCGACGCAAAAGTAGTTCATACACATCTGGAGCtgaatattttgaaagtgactaTGAAATGTCAGAAAGTGAAAGCAGTGATGAAGAAGATTTTGATGCATCTCAAGCATCCAGGACTTACAAACTTTCTTTGGAGGATGAATTCTTACTGACTGTAATGAAACTTAGACTGGGGTTATTTAACAAGGACTTGGCAAACCGTTTTCAAATTTCGTTATCAATGGTGTCAAGAATTTTCAATACATGGAAAATTTAA
- the LOC123564895 gene encoding uncharacterized protein LOC123564895 codes for MASSSSLNWSKKLNEIPKFTILQIADYIKVRGKNRAFEKGYNFFIESYVHDAFVCKTDSKFLVKAKCWRSQKKNELPHILSAEICLKESNVLDGQCSCIAGTGGVCNHIIALLYNVNHWSSKRMTEIPADMSCTEVSQIWHKPRGDKIEPEPVMKLTFAKAATDRQLRKREPVKCYLYDGRAKKSKGTLAPSKEEVATIQEIVGARNSNIPIVYLTKDHSTTHSTDTLFGEVPTGSPLSYQLQDYHSSKSEFSAYIPSKVDIVLQDNLRFPDIPVPNSSLNIDLTQLDETSKTFLQSLDVTKARSEEIEQITIDQSQNKLWHEMRKNRLTASKFGDVINRKSEPSEAFVKNLFTCKDLSSVKSISHGRDKEDTARKLYTKKMKNNCKHNVSVFRTGLLINPSVLILELPQTAKF; via the exons ATGGCCTCTAGTAGTTCTTTGAATTGgagtaaaaaattaaatgaaattccaaaatttactattttacaaATTGCTGATTATATAAAAGTAAGAGGAAAAAACAGGGCATTTGAAAAAGGATACAActtttttattgaaagttatgtacatgatgcttttgtttgtaaaacagacagTAAATTTCTTGTCAAAGCAAAATGTTGGCGAAGTCAGAAGAAAAATGAATTGCCACATATATTATCGGCAGAGATATGTTTAAAAGAATCAAACGTTCTTGATGGACAATGCAGCTGTATTGCTGG AACCGGAGGAGTTTGCAACCATATAATTGCATTGTTATACAATGTAAATCACTGGAGTAGCAAGAGAATGACAGAGATCCCAGCAGATATGTCATGTACAGAAGTGAGCCAAATATGGCATAAGCCACGTGGGGACAAAATTGAACCAGAACCAGTAATGAAGCTCACCTTTGCCAAAGCAGCAACTGACAGACAGCTACGTAAAAGGGAACCtgtgaaatgttatttgtatgaCGGGCGTGCAAAAAAAAGTAAAGGAACTTTGGCACCATCAAAAGAGGAGGTAGCTACTATACAAGAAATAGTTGGAGCACGCAACAGTAACATTCCTATAGTGTATTTAACTAAAGACCACTCAACAACACACTCAACTGACACATTATTTGGAGAAGTTCCTACTGGTTCCCCACTCAGCTATCAACTCCAAGACTATCACAGCTCTAAGTCTGAATTTTCAGCGTACATTCCCAGCAAAGTTGATATTGTTTTGCAAGACAACCTTCGCTTCCCTGATATACCTGTACCAAATTCAAGTCTTAACATAGACTTAACTCAACTTGATGAAACAAGCAAAACATTCTTGCAATCACTGGACGTAACTAAAGCCAGGTCTGAGGAGATTGAACAAATCACTATCGATCAGTCTCAGAATAAACTATGGCATGAGATGCGTAAAAATAGACTTACAGCATCAAAGTTTGGCGAcgttataaatagaaaaagtgaaccaAGTGAAGCTTTTgtcaaaaatttatttacatgcaAAGATTTATCAAGTGTAAAATCAATTTCACATGGCAGAGATAAAGAAGATACTGCACGAAAATTGTACACTAAAAAGATGAAAAACAATTGTAAACATAATGTGTCAGTATTTCGCACAGGACTCCTAATAAATCCAAGCGTCCTTATCTTGGAGCTTCCCCAGACGGCAAAGTTTTAG